One Anaerobranca gottschalkii DSM 13577 DNA segment encodes these proteins:
- a CDS encoding MerR family transcriptional regulator, whose translation MLIGEVAKKYGVSVDTLRYYEKIHLLIPRRNRKGRFYTERELVKLEQI comes from the coding sequence ATGTTAATTGGGGAAGTTGCAAAAAAATACGGTGTTTCTGTAGATACGTTGCGATATTATGAAAAAATTCATCTGCTAATCCCCCGAAGGAACAGAAAAGGGAGGTTTTATACAGAAAGGGAGCTAGTTAAATTAGAACAAATTTT
- a CDS encoding putative bifunctional diguanylate cyclase/phosphodiesterase — protein sequence MKKLAKRVSTGERIYQKIALRITFLYGIIGIVWILVSDKILYLLSNDITMYRVLQNYKGTFFVIVTTVFLYFIIGKQLKLVADSSKKMENSLEELRKTHKELAKIKEKLDILAYTDIITALPNKLYIEQEVNMNIKLEQNKKFALVYIDIDNFKNINDTLGHSAGDQLLRHIAKALRDELKYPHLVGRLGGDEFVLVVYENGIKEGLLGHINGILEKLKKPWVYQDKEYFISISAGIALYPQHGKTFETLYKNADSSMYMAKEGGRNKVFIYSNEMQEKRVATMELANQLHNALNKGEFVLHYQPIMDLKNEVITGLEALIRWQHPQKGLISPVEFIPIAENTGLIHQINLWVLKTACLQKKQWDANSPYPLKLSINFSCKSFEYPDLADEIQKILDQTQTNPAEIQLEITETTFLKNIELGTEIIKKLREKGISIALDDFGTGYSSLTYLINLPIDVVKLDRDFIKYIGERTENEIIVKAVVQLAQALGIKVVAEGIESKEQLYFLKSIGCDECQGYYFSKPYPPYVIEEQIKILSS from the coding sequence ATGAAAAAGTTGGCAAAAAGGGTTAGTACAGGGGAAAGGATATATCAAAAGATTGCCTTAAGAATAACTTTCCTATATGGAATTATTGGTATAGTTTGGATTTTAGTTTCGGATAAAATTTTATATCTCTTAAGTAACGACATTACGATGTATAGAGTTTTACAAAACTATAAAGGAACTTTTTTTGTAATAGTTACGACAGTTTTCTTATATTTTATAATCGGTAAGCAATTAAAATTAGTTGCCGATAGCTCAAAAAAAATGGAAAATTCTTTGGAGGAATTAAGGAAAACCCATAAAGAATTAGCAAAGATTAAAGAAAAGTTAGATATACTTGCTTATACTGATATAATTACAGCTTTACCAAATAAACTCTATATTGAGCAAGAAGTAAATATGAATATTAAACTAGAGCAAAATAAAAAATTCGCCCTTGTCTACATTGATATTGATAACTTTAAAAACATCAATGATACTTTAGGTCATAGTGCCGGGGATCAGCTTCTAAGGCATATTGCTAAGGCTTTGAGGGACGAATTAAAATACCCCCACTTAGTAGGTAGGTTAGGGGGAGATGAATTTGTTTTGGTTGTTTATGAAAATGGAATAAAAGAAGGTCTATTAGGTCATATAAATGGGATTTTAGAAAAGCTGAAAAAGCCTTGGGTTTATCAAGATAAAGAATACTTTATTTCAATAAGTGCAGGAATTGCCCTCTATCCCCAACATGGTAAAACCTTTGAAACCTTGTATAAAAATGCCGACTCTTCAATGTACATGGCTAAAGAAGGGGGAAGGAATAAGGTATTCATTTACTCCAATGAAATGCAAGAAAAGCGGGTAGCAACTATGGAATTGGCTAATCAGTTACATAATGCTTTAAACAAAGGGGAATTTGTTTTACATTATCAACCGATTATGGATTTGAAAAATGAAGTGATTACAGGGTTAGAGGCCCTAATCCGTTGGCAGCACCCTCAAAAAGGGCTAATTTCACCGGTAGAGTTCATCCCTATAGCAGAAAATACTGGTTTGATACACCAAATAAACTTATGGGTATTGAAAACAGCATGTTTACAGAAAAAACAGTGGGATGCCAATAGTCCTTATCCATTGAAATTATCTATCAATTTTTCCTGTAAATCCTTTGAATATCCAGATTTAGCCGATGAAATTCAAAAAATACTAGACCAAACTCAAACAAATCCCGCTGAGATTCAACTTGAGATTACTGAAACAACATTTTTAAAAAATATAGAATTGGGGACAGAAATCATTAAAAAACTTAGGGAAAAAGGCATTTCTATTGCCTTAGATGATTTTGGTACCGGTTATTCTTCCTTAACTTATCTGATTAACTTACCTATAGATGTAGTTAAATTAGATAGAGATTTCATTAAATATATTGGAGAAAGGACAGAAAATGAGATTATAGTGAAAGCCGTTGTTCAGCTGGCCCAAGCATTAGGGATTAAAGTTGTAGCCGAAGGGATAGAAAGTAAAGAACAACTCTATTTTCTAAAATCTATAGGTTGTGATGAATGTCAAGGATATTATTTTAGTAAACCCTATCCACCCTATGTAATAGAAGAACAAATAAAAATATTGAGCAGTTAG
- a CDS encoding TVP38/TMEM64 family protein, producing MIKKYNLLRLTIFILGLLIIFFTWRDLGEIDVKEIISGSENIYKRVIIALSLYTIKSVIFFIPIPVLYISVGMFFPLHLAIAINLLGITLEITLTFFYGRFLGKNFVEKIMDKSAKVKKGIELNQQNDFIITFFLRMIPFGIELVSLMLGASGNYYHRYLLASLMGITPKLIVFTVIGNSITNSLTIGSIILFTIAMIVWGFFIHELRKRDYVRLSTF from the coding sequence ATGATAAAAAAATACAATTTATTACGACTAACAATTTTTATCCTAGGGTTACTAATAATCTTTTTTACCTGGCGGGACCTAGGAGAAATTGATGTTAAAGAAATTATCAGCGGCTCGGAAAATATCTACAAAAGGGTAATAATAGCTTTATCTTTATATACAATAAAATCAGTTATTTTTTTTATACCAATCCCGGTATTGTATATTTCGGTAGGGATGTTTTTCCCATTACATCTAGCTATAGCTATTAATTTACTAGGAATAACTTTAGAAATAACTTTAACATTTTTTTACGGGAGATTTTTAGGTAAAAATTTTGTAGAAAAGATCATGGATAAAAGTGCTAAAGTAAAAAAAGGGATAGAACTTAATCAACAGAATGATTTTATCATAACCTTTTTCTTGAGGATGATACCCTTTGGTATTGAATTAGTTAGTTTGATGTTAGGGGCAAGTGGTAATTATTATCATCGTTACCTGTTAGCATCATTGATGGGTATTACTCCAAAACTAATCGTTTTTACAGTAATCGGGAATTCTATCACCAATTCCTTAACCATCGGATCCATTATTTTATTTACCATTGCCATGATAGTTTGGGGATTTTTCATCCATGAATTGCGAAAAAGGGATTATGTCCGCTTATCTACTTTCTAA
- a CDS encoding glycoside hydrolase family 32 protein, with translation MKSYRQSYHLSPPYGFMNDPNGLSHFKGRYHVFYQWNKKFPLGKEVHWGHFSSKDMVFWYGHPSVLAPVDYYDKNGCYSGSAIQYGEKLLAFYTGNVKTTDGERETYQCLAISEDGDNFVKYGKNPLINNFPPGYTAHFRDPKVWQKDGMWYMIIGAQREDLTGTAVLYKGNDPYNWSFVGEVSKESLGYMWECPDLFSLDDKDILLFCPQGLEPQGDLYNNRYQCGYMIGKLDYNNGKFHGKEFIELDRGFEFYAPQTFLSPDGRRILWAWMGMPEEEDQPTLKENWIHCLTIPRELYLKGEKLCQKPIGELERLRVKEYKLEKKIIQDSWAFIKEFSGERVEIQLEIVNIDSDEFGLFIRSDEGKKQYTKLTIDTQSSKVILDREKSGLWGKGQRAVTLKDVNNIKITIYIDTSSLEIFLNEGEETFTVRIFPNKNSTNFGVYSKGGKVEIVKGQKWDLKEAVIL, from the coding sequence TGATCCTAATGGACTATCACATTTTAAAGGAAGGTACCATGTTTTTTACCAATGGAATAAAAAATTTCCTTTGGGTAAAGAAGTCCATTGGGGACACTTTTCCAGTAAGGATATGGTTTTCTGGTACGGCCATCCCTCAGTGTTAGCCCCTGTGGACTACTATGATAAAAATGGCTGCTATTCTGGTTCCGCTATTCAGTACGGAGAAAAATTATTGGCCTTTTATACGGGAAATGTTAAGACTACCGATGGAGAAAGGGAAACTTATCAATGTCTAGCCATATCAGAAGATGGGGATAACTTTGTTAAGTACGGCAAAAATCCATTGATAAACAATTTTCCCCCAGGATATACCGCCCATTTCCGAGACCCAAAAGTTTGGCAAAAAGATGGTATGTGGTATATGATTATAGGGGCGCAAAGGGAAGATTTAACTGGTACAGCAGTTTTGTATAAGGGAAATGATCCCTATAATTGGAGTTTTGTAGGGGAAGTGTCTAAAGAAAGTTTAGGGTATATGTGGGAATGTCCCGATTTATTCTCTTTAGATGACAAAGATATTTTACTCTTTTGTCCCCAAGGATTAGAGCCTCAAGGTGATTTATATAATAACCGCTATCAATGTGGCTACATGATAGGGAAATTAGATTATAATAACGGGAAATTTCACGGTAAAGAATTTATAGAACTAGATAGGGGTTTTGAATTTTACGCACCCCAGACTTTTTTAAGCCCTGATGGCAGGAGAATTCTTTGGGCTTGGATGGGCATGCCAGAAGAAGAGGATCAGCCTACCTTAAAGGAAAACTGGATCCATTGTTTAACTATTCCTAGAGAATTGTATTTAAAAGGTGAAAAACTTTGTCAAAAACCAATAGGGGAATTAGAAAGGTTAAGGGTAAAGGAATATAAATTAGAAAAAAAGATTATTCAGGATTCATGGGCCTTTATAAAGGAATTTAGTGGTGAGAGGGTAGAAATACAATTAGAAATAGTCAATATTGATTCCGATGAGTTTGGATTATTCATCCGCAGTGATGAAGGGAAAAAACAGTATACAAAACTTACAATTGACACACAATCTAGTAAAGTAATATTAGATAGGGAGAAAAGTGGTCTATGGGGAAAAGGACAAAGGGCAGTAACCTTAAAGGATGTAAACAATATAAAAATTACAATTTATATAGATACATCTTCTCTAGAAATATTCCTAAATGAAGGGGAAGAAACCTTTACTGTAAGGATTTTCCCAAATAAAAATTCTACAAATTTTGGTGTTTATTCTAAAGGTGGTAAGGTCGAGATTGTCAAAGGCCAAAAATGGGACTTAAAAGAAGCCGTTATTTTGTAA